ttgagaaaaaaaagaaaagaaacttTAAAGACTTTGGTGTTTGAAACAGGTTTCCAAGACCTTGATAGTCAATCCTTCAAGACGTTGAGTTCAAGCAATGAGGGGTACCAGACGTTAAGATAAAAGACAATCTGTAACACCAGATAATAAAGTGCTTGGCCTGGAGACAGATAACTACATCAATGCCACTAGAAGCTTACATATCTTCATTTGCAGTGGTGAAACATTATGGCGGCATTATTGTGTAAGCAAGCAATATCCAAGACAGACGACATCACCCGCTACCAAACTCCCAACCCATTCTTACAAAAGCAACGTAGCACATAAAATCCAAtcatcaaacccaccccccgccgCGTCACTCCTTGACAGaacacaccccctccacccatcTCGCGAACCTCACGACCGGggcatccacccccctccagaATATATCCGACACCCAGATCACCGCCGGGACAATGACCAGAGCCGCCAGACCAAAGCCCAGGTCATACCTCCCCTCCGTCTCCACCCCCGTGATCCTCGTCCAGACAAACCTCTCAACAGCATAACCAAACGTATGCAACACCGGCCCGTGCATCAAGTACATCGCATAGCTAATCCGTCCCAGATACTGCACCGGTCCCCAGGCAAAAAACCCCTGCCACCCCTTACACCTCCCCACAGCCATCACAAACAACCCCGCCCCGAGGCTCTGGTAGTACCTatacctctcctcctcctcccaccaccccggtATCATGTCCGTAAGCGTCACCCACCCAGGCGTCCTCTCGCTCCCCACATCAGGCTGGCTCATGaaccacaaccccaccagactcaccaccacccacccccacccccctccttgcTTTCTCTTCCTGTCCTTGCTCCACACATCCCGCtccgccaaccccatcccccacaagaaaagcaccacctcccacctcccgctcccaaAACAAtaccccaccaaccctccccccacagcccaccgcctcacccccctcttcaccctcgccgTCCCGACGAgcaccaaaaacaaaatcatGCTAGCCCTAAACTCGACAGGTATAGTCCAGAGGTGAACATCCATCCTCGTCAGCCCGCCCGCCACCTCCCAATCCCAGACATGCACaaactcccccaccccctttccccagtCCAGCATCTGCTCCGCCGTCGAGTTCAGCGCCTCATAGTGCGTCTCTTGAACATTCCGAACGTAGACCTCATCGTGCGCAAAGTCACCCATGGCGGTGTAGGCACCCATCcgggtgaggatgacgacgaagaaaGCGGAGATCGCCGGCGGGAGGAACAGGCGGAGGCAGCGCCGGAAGATGAGGCTCgatagggtggtggagaaggccgagcagttttgggaggcgaggagggtgaggggcTTGAGGGATAGAGCGTAGCCCGAGATGACGAAAAACACGGCCACCATCGGGGGGCCGGAGTACAAAAGGCGGATGAAGGGGAGCTTGAAAGGGTGGAAGTGGTCTGGTGTGtaggggttgggggggagggacgtggtggtgatggtgctgctgtggAAGGGGGATTCGTTGTAggggccggaggaggatgcaTTGTGGAAGTCAccgtcgctgtcgtcgagggagggaggtggggggacATACCCGTACCCGGTGGCGATGGTGTAGCAGGTGTAGAGGTagtggcagaagaagacaaaTAAAGCGGCCAGGCCGCGGATGCCGTCGAGGTAGGCGGTGGGGGACTTGGGGATTGGTGGGACGTAGCCTGgttggaggaaggagggtAGTAGGAAGATGAGGGTGCGTTTCAAAAGGGAGCGTGGTGGGCGGTGACGGGGAGGcaagggggatggtggcgggagggtgaaaagggggtcGTGTGTTTCGAGGTCGGGGATGAACTTTTCTATTTCGTCaaatgatgacgatgatgaggaggaggaggatgaagaggatgaagaggatgaagaggaagaagaagaagaagaagggaggcTGAGGGTTTCCTG
The sequence above is a segment of the Podospora pseudocomata strain CBS 415.72m chromosome 2 map unlocalized CBS415.72m_2, whole genome shotgun sequence genome. Coding sequences within it:
- a CDS encoding uncharacterized protein (COG:I; EggNog:ENOG503NV94), yielding MFGAARLILDAPLAAGAPTMLWIERHSAAVEQEEKGRSGCGGPGNNGGATRMLGSTFRPLAPWIAGWSNTRCRLGPVPVFSLTGNNKQIMAGYTPLTYQETLSLPSSSSSSSSSSSSSSSSSSSSSSSFDEIEKFIPDLETHDPLFTLPPPSPLPPRHRPPRSLLKRTLIFLLPSFLQPGYVPPIPKSPTAYLDGIRGLAALFVFFCHYLYTCYTIATGYGYVPPPPSLDDSDGDFHNASSSGPYNESPFHSSTITTTSLPPNPYTPDHFHPFKLPFIRLLYSGPPMVAVFFVISGYALSLKPLTLLASQNCSAFSTTLSSLIFRRCLRLFLPPAISAFFVVILTRMGAYTAMGDFAHDEVYVRNVQETHYEALNSTAEQMLDWGKGVGEFVHVWDWEVAGGLTRMDVHLWTIPVEFRASMILFLVLVGTARVKRGVRRWAVGGGLVGYCFGSGRWEVVLFLWGMGLAERDVWSKDRKRKQGGGWGWVVVSLVGLWFMSQPDVGSERTPGWVTLTDMIPGWWEEEERYRYYQSLGAGLFVMAVGRCKGWQGFFAWGPVQYLGRISYAMYLMHGPVLHTFGYAVERFVWTRITGVETEGRYDLGFGLAALVIVPAVIWVSDIFWRGVDAPVVRFARWVEGVCSVKE